In a genomic window of Helianthus annuus cultivar XRQ/B chromosome 10, HanXRQr2.0-SUNRISE, whole genome shotgun sequence:
- the LOC110882903 gene encoding protein FAR1-RELATED SEQUENCE 5-like produces the protein MITKKECLQRYNFPKLEIRIRLAINGKYKCAGHYSTRVGAGSWKVYKFVEEHNHDLVERPDKHFLPIERHLTQLQKHVIHSMSKLNLGPVNAFNVMKTCFGGFEDVGASKVDVKNYKRQINLFIGEYDADMVVRHLDEKKHSQPNFSYDYFINKDYHLKGFFWCDD, from the exons atgattacaaagaaagaaTGTTTACAACGATACAACTTTCCGAAATTAGAAATACGAATAAGActtgctataaatggaaagtacaaatgTGCAGGGCATTACAGTACGAGAGTTGGG GCTGGATCATGGAAGGTCTATAAGTTTGTCGAGGAGCACAACCATGATCTTGTTGAACGTCCTGATAAGCATTTTCTTCCAATTGAACGACACCTCACTCAGCTCCAAAAGCATGTTATACACAGCATGTCTAAGTTGAATTTGGGTCCAGTCAACgcgtttaatgttatgaagactTGTTTTGGCGGTTTTGAAGACGTGGGTGCAAGTAAAGTTGATGTTAAGAACTACAAGAGACAAATTAACTTGTTTATAGGGGAATACGACGCTGATATGGTTGTGagacatttggatgaaaaaaAACATTCCCAGCCTAATTTCTCGTACGATTACTTCATAAACAAAGACTATCATTTGAAGGGATTTTTTTGGTGTGATGATTAA